The genomic interval AGGCTTCCAGCTTGGGCCGCCAGCGCGTGACCCGGCCCTCGAGCCAGCCGATGAAGCCAAATTCGATCACGATCATCACGATCAGAAACGTAATCGCCCAGGCGAGCACCTGCTTCATCGAAAAAACATTAAAGCCGCGCACCACTTGATAACCGACGCCGTTGCTAAAGCCGAACATCTCGACCACCACGACGACCTTCCAGGCCAGGCCCAAACCGTAGCGAATCGCCGCAAGAATGTGCGATACCAGCTGCGGCAGAATCACATCGACGATTTTCGACCAGATGCCGGCGTGAAAGGCCGTGCTCATGTCGAGCAAGTCTTTGTCGATGGATTTCGTTCCCTGCCACAGACTGATTGCGAGCATCGGCATGATCGTCACCGCCACCGCCGCATAGGCGCTGGTCTCCGACAGGCCGAAAAACATGATCGCCATCACCGCCCAAACCAGCCCGGGCATGGTCAAACCGAGAATCACCGGCGACTCGAAGAAACTCTCGAACCATTTGATCGTGCCCATGAGAATGCCAAGCGGAATCGCGATCAGCATGGCGATGCCGAAGCCGACGCCGACGCGGCGCAGCGTCGCGCCCATCTCGGCAAAGAACTGGCCGCTCGTCATGATCGACACCACTTCGTTGAAGGTGCTCGACGGCAGCGGGATGAGACTCGGTGGAAAGAACAACGTCAATATCCACCAGATCGCGATCATGGCAGCGATCGAGATCGCCCTCAAGGCAAGCGTCCGAACGGCCGCGCCCGATGCGCCCCTTTTCCTGGGCGCGGCCACCTCGGTCGATGCAGTGGAGAGTGCACCTCCTGGGATCGCCACGCTCTCTTCTTCGGGAGCCATAATGGAGCGCAATTTATTGCGTTCGCCTGCGGGTGTCAACATAGTCTGCGACTTTCAGAGCATTCTTTGCCGCAACCCAGAACGCTACCGTTCATCGGAACATTGTGCATCGCGATAGTACGGACAGGTCGCGACCTATCCCTACGGCTCAGAGGCACAAATCATCGTCTTTGCCGCGCAAGATCTCCTGATGGGCGGCGCGACGCCGATGCTCGCCGCGGTGATGAACGGCGCGGAGATTCGTATAGGAATTGCAAACGCCCTTTTCTATGACCCAGGGCGAGGGCATGGCGAATCAGCAGCCGCCGTGCACTATGCCCTGTAATAATTTGGCGAAGATAGCATGGAGTCGGGACGCACCCCGGGAGCGAGGCATGCGTACTTGACTGAATTGACAAACTCAAGGCCAACCGCGCCAGGTTAACGAGTTAGTCAATTTGGTCAAGGATGCCCCAAAGAGGCTCCCCATATTGTTCGCTTTGCTCTGTATTTCGAAGATGCATCGATTCCAAATTCCAGCGAATAGATCGCTTGCCGACTACTTCTTCACCGCCATCTCGATGGCGTACACTCCTGAGTCGGGCAGTGGTTTGTAATCGACGCGGTTGTTCAAACCCCAGAGTAGCTTGTGGCGCCAGAGGAAGCATGCGGGCGCCTCTTCGGTGATGATGCTCATCGCTTGCGAGAGATACTGGCGGCGCTTCTTGGGGTCGAACTCCTGCTGTTCTTGATCGAGCAGCTCATCGACTTTTGGATTCGAGTAGCCGATGCGCGGCGTTTCGCCGGTGCGAAAGTATTGGTGCAGCGGGCCGCTCGGGTCCTGGATGGAGCCGCGGCCAATATAATAGAAAGGTGCCGCGCCGCGCTGCACGTTGGCCCAGAGCGTCGCCCACTCCGGCGTCGCAAGCTTGGCGCGGAAACCGACGGCATTGAGCATGGGAATCACCGCTTCGCTGACCTGTTTGTCGAGGGTATAGCGACCCACGGGAGTTTGCAGCTCGACATCGACGCCGCCGGCGTGGCCCGCCTGGGCCAAAAGCTTTCTCGCTCTCTCCGGGTCGTAGTTTAGCTTAGGCTTCAAGTTGGGATCGTAGCCGTATTGCCCGGGACCGAGGGGGCCGTCGAGACGGCTGGCGAATCCCTCCAGCAAAGTCGCGATAATCTGATCGCGATTGATCGCATGGCAGACCGCCTGCCTGACTTCCTTTTTGTCGAAGGGTGGCTTGGGCTGCATGGCGAGAAACATGATCTCGATGGAGTCTATGGCGCTGATGCGGAGGTTGTTGTTCTTCTCAACCCGGTGGCGCATATGAGGCGGGACAAACTGCGCGATCTGGATCTCATCGTTGAGCAGAGCCGTGACGCGCTGCTCGGGCTCGCGCATGATGCGATAGACGACTTCGTCGGGGGCGCGCGGATTTTTCTTAGCTTCTGGGTGGTCTGGCCGCTTCTGCAGCACCAGGCGCTGGCCAGGAATCAGCTCTTTTAACCGATAGGGACCGCCGCCCATCATATGCTCTCGGTCGGCAACGTCCCGTCCATACTTGTCGAAAGCCGCTTTGCTGGTGACGATCAAACGGTCGCAGAGAAATGACAGCAGCGGCGCGGTGGGTTTATCGGTAGTAATCTTGACCGTGAATCTGTCGATCGCCTCGACCTTGGCTATAGACGGCGCCACAGCGACTTTCTGTTTTGACTGTGGATCGGCCATGACCCGGTTGAGCAGCGAGTGCACCACGTCGTCAGCGGTGACCGGTGAGCCATCATTGAACCTGTAGTTCTTGTTTATGTAAAAGATCCAGGTTGTCGGATTCTCAATCTTCCATCGTTCCGCCAGGCGCCCTTCAAAGTCCGCTTTGGCATAGTTGTAGGCGCAGAACGGGCCGGTGACTTCGCTCCACACGCTGTACATCAGCCGCACGCTGTCGCCGTAGGGATTGTGGGTCTCGATGGTTTCAGTAACGCCGACGGTCACCCGGGTCTGGGCGTCGACGGGGTTGCTGCTGCCCAGTAGAGAAGCGAGTGCCGAGAGGGCGATCAGCAGCCATTGTTTTTTGCGCCAAATCATCACGACCTCCAAAAGAATGAATCGCCGTATAGGAATTTCGAATCTCAATCCTCTTTCTGCAGCCCAGAGCCATATCGCGGGACCGGGAGAGATGTCAATCCGGTTTGTGCTCATTGAAAAACCCGCTGGTGTCGCAGTCAGCTCGGCCGAAAAGCGGCTAGGAGAGGCGCGAAAGGTTCCTTGGGGCGACGCTGAGCAGCCGGGCCCAACTCATCCGCGCCGGCGCACCTTGTGCGTGCGCGCCCTCGCTTGAGATCTCGGCGGCACGCTCTGGCGGAGCGCGATCGCATCCAGACGCCGCCGCCAAAACTCGTCTGGCGAACAGGCCGTAGTCCTTCGCCACAAAGATCGCCGTTTCGCGCTCGCTCAAGCTGCCGAAGGTGATAAGCAGCGAATGGGGTGGCACCGCCGCAGGCGACGGTGCCTTCGTAAACACCAAGAGAATCAGATTTGTCCCGAGCCGGAGCGCTGCCGTAGGCTCCTCGTCACAGTCCCTGCGCCGCCGCGTGGCGGCCCGCCAAACGGGAGAACACGGCGTTGCGCGTCTGCCCGGTGCAGGAGGGATAGTTATGAAAAAATAAGCCGACGATATCGCCGGAGGCAAACAGGCCGCGAATCGGCTGGCCGCCGGCGTTGACGACCTGGGCGTCGGCGTTGATCTCGACGCCGCCGAAGGTGAACGTAATGCCGCCGGTGACGGGAAAGGCTTGAAACGGCGGCTCGCTGATGCGCTCCGCCCAGTTGGACTTGCGTGGCGTGATGCCGACCGTCGAGCGGCCGTCGGTTTTGGTAGCGTCGAAGGGCACATCGTCGCGCACCGCGTTGTTGAATTCCGTCACTGTGTGGGCGAGCACCGCCGGTTCGATGCCGATCTTCGCGGCAAGCTCGACGATGGTTGCCGCTTCGATGGGGTTGGCAAATTGATAGTAGCTTGTATCCTGCAGCGCCGCGCCTTTGCGATCAAAAATCTGATAGGCCACGCCGCCCGGCTCGCTCAACACCGCCCAGCCGGTCTTCGCGTAAGTGTACGAGATATGCGCTTCCCCTTCGTCGAAGAAGCGCTGGCCCTGGGAGTTGACGGTTATGCCGAAAGTATAGCCGTAGCGGTTGGCCTTATTGCTCAGCTCCACGTCCGGAAAGGTCGCGTCGATGGGCGTCGCATGGGCGCCCTGCCAGTGGCCGGAGGCTTTGCAGCCGAGCGCCAGCGCCATCTGCAAAACCTCGCCGGTGTCGTGGCGGCTGCCGCGCACTTTCATCAAGTCGGCGTTGGCGCCGAGATAGCGCGCGCGCATCTCGGGATTGGCCTGAAAACCACCGGCGCAGAGGATGACAGAACCGGCGCGGATCTCATATTCCTCGTTGGCGTCGGAGACGCGTACACCTTCGATGCGCCGGTCGTTGCCCAACAGCTCGCGCACGCGCGACTCGTAGCGAATCTCGACACCCAGCCGTGTCGCGATGTCGCGCCATTGGTTCAACTGGCTGATGCCGCCGCCGATGCCGCCGGTGGGATGAATGACGATGCCCGGCTCGAAATAGAGCTTGCCGTCGATCTCCACATGGCCGGCCGGCTCCCACTCGATGCCCAACTCGTCCATCCAATGGATCGCAGCGTTGGATTCCTTGACCAGCACTTCGGCGAGTTTCTTGTTGATGCGCCCGCGCGTCACCCGCATCAAGTCCGCGGTGAAATCCGCGGGGGAATAACCGGGCAAATGCAGCCGGTCGAATTCCGCCGCTGGCGTGTCGCGCAGAAAGCCGCGGATCTCCGATGCATCGGAGTAGACAAAACGAAAGCCAGTGTGCGAGAAGCGCGCGTTGCCGCCGAACTCCGGCTCCGGCGCTTTCTCCAACATCACGACTTTGCGCGCGCCGGCTTGCTTGGCCGCCACCGCCGCTTCAAAGGCGGCGCTGCCGCCGCCGACCACGACCACTTGAATGTTTTCGACTTTCATCGGTCGCTCTTTTCCCGCGAGCGCGAAGCTGCTAGCCGAATATTTGGTTGTGTCACGCCGCGCTAGCTCCTTCGTGGTGAAAACTAATGCTGTAGCATGCGCGAGCCGAGAACCAGATCACTTTGTGGTGATATCCGGCCGCGCTCTACCGTTTCTTGGTCACGCTGTGGATAAAGCCCGAGGTCTCCAGCTTGTGCACAAACGAGTCGTCGATCGCGTTTTCGATTTTCACGTCGGCCAGTTTGGAATTGATCGAGACGAGCAAACCATGCAGCCGCTTCATACCATCCACGGTGGGAATCGGCACGCGCTCGTAGGAATTGACCACCGCGCTGTAGGCTTCTTCTGCCTCGCTGTTGTTGGACAACCGCAAGTTGGTCGCCAGGATCCGCATAACCGTTTCTTTGTTGGCGGGATCGAGCATGAAGGCAATCGCTTCGACCAGGCCTTTTATGTACCCTTCGATGACCTGCGGCTTGGCCGCGGCGATACGCCGCGTGGTCACCATCATCGTCTGTGGCATAGTCACGCCGGAACCTTTGAAGTTGTACAGGATCGGAAAGCCCTTGTTGCCGTAGATGTCGCCCACCGAGCCGTTCAGCGTCGTACCATCGATGCTGCCGCTTTCGAGCGCCAGCCGGCGGTTGATTTCGGTACCGGAGATGGTGATAAAAGCGATCTTTGCCTGGTTGGGGTCGACGCCCATGGTTTGCAGCGCCAAGAGCGCCACCAGATGCGAAGTCGCACCCGGGCCGCTGATGGCGAGCTTCTTGCCGCGCAGATCTTCTTTCCTCTTGATGTCCTGCCGCACGTTCAAGCGGTAGTCGAGCTTCTGAACGAAATTGGCAACGCCGATCACGTCGGCGCCGCCGGAGCTCGCATTGACCAGATGGCCGGGGCCGATCACCGCCACGTCGATCTCGCCGGCGAGCAGCGCCGCCACCGCCAACGGCGAGCGCGGCATCAGGATATATTGCGTCTCGACGCCGTATTTTTTGAAAAGGCCGAGATGCCTGGCCACCCACACCGACGCCATGCTTTCGCTGGTGATGCTCGAGGCGAAATTGGAGCGAGCCTGGGCCCAGGAAGCGGCCGGGCCAACGAGCATGAATAGGAACGATGCCACCAGCGCTTGCCGCCCGCGCGAATTATTTTTCCGCATGCTCAATCACCTCGCGATGGGTTTTGGATTCCAGATTGCCAATTCGATATTCCACGCATGGAGCAGTGTACGTTACGGCCAGCGATGCGAAAAAGCAATTCTGGGGATAGGAATTTCAAACCGCCTTTTTATGACCCGGAGTTATGCCGGAGAGCCGGCGGAATTGTCAATCCCTTTTCTGGTTGACGAAAAAATCAGTGGCCTAGCGGTCGGCTCGGCCGGAAAGCGGCCAGGAAAGGCGCGAAACGTTCTTTGTGGCGCCGCTCGGTCGAGCTCAGACCGAGCGGCGCCGGTGAAAGTCCCCATCTAGCCGCGCGGAAAATTCTCATCGGTAGAGCCGGTCGATGTAGCCAGACTTGTCTAATTCTTCGAGCCAGCGCGTATCGACGAAATCCTTCGGGTCGGCGGTTTTCGCCGCCGGCAGTTGATCGACCAGGTCGTCGAGAATAGTTCTGATCCCGGCGAGCGACGGATACGGTTTTACCAGCGCCACTCGCTTCAATAATTGATAGGCCTCTTCCAACTCGCGCTCATCGTTCAAGCGCATATGCCGATTGATCGCCTTCTTGGCGGTCTCCGGTTGGGTGCGCATCAGGTGAATGCTGTCGACGAACGATTTCACGACGCGGCGGGTGATATCGGCATTCTTATTCACGTATCGTTGCGTCGTCACCAGCCCCGTGTGCTGAAATGGAATGTTCATTTCTTCGAGGTTCGCCAACACGTTCATGCCCGCGTCGACGGCCTTCCTAAATCGCGGCGGCTGCAACAGCGTGGCGTCGACGGTTTTGCCGAGTAGCGCCGTCAGCAGCGTCGCTTCACTGCCGATCTGGAGAAACGTCACGTCCTTGTCTGGGTTCACGCCCAACCGAGGCAACGCCAACCGCAGCGCGCGATCGAGCGCCGCGCCGAAGCGCGAGGTGCCGATCTTTTTGCCTTTCAAATCGGCCGGGCTCTTGATCTCGGCGCGCGCCACCAGGCGAAACAGCAAGCGATCGACAAAACCCAACACCATCGTGACGTCCGCGCCCTGGAGCCGCGGCGCCGAGAGCAGGGCGCCCGTCATCTCGCCAAAGGAAATTTCGCCGGCAATCAGCGCGCGCTGCACCAGGGCGCTTTCGAGATAGAGCGCTTCGACTTCCAATCCGTTGCGCGCAAACAGGCCGCCCTCCTGCGCGATCCACAGCGGCGCCATGGTCACCGACGGCGCGCCGTAGCCGATGCGCAGTTTGTCGGCGGCAAAGCTCAGCAACGGAGAAACGAAAAACATCAGAAGAGCGACGGCGCTTCTGGCGCATCTCTTGCAGCGGGTCCGAGACCGGCCCTTCGCTGTCAACGACAAACCATCACGCATTGTGTTCTCGCCCCCTTATGCGTTGGTGTGCGCGAGCACGCAAGCCTTCAGCCCGTTCCGCAAAGCGTCGTCGACGCGCGCCTCGTAATCGTCCACTTCGTTGAGCAAGATGATGTCGTCATAAGTTCCGTGGCCGCGACCCATGATGCGCGTCTCGGGATGAACCGAGTTATGCGGCGCGATCGGCAAACTGTATTTCTTCCAAGTCTCGTAATAATTGGCCATCAGCTGCAGGTAAAAATCCAACGGGATCGCCGGCTGCGGATGGGTTGCAACCAAATTCGACCCCGGCTCGCGGCGCCATTGGTTCAAGCGCGGGAAAACGCCGTGCTTCATCATATAGTCGAAACCCTCGCTGGTGGAATGGACCGCTTCCTTGACCGTTTTGAAACCATGCGGCTGCGCCATCT from Deltaproteobacteria bacterium carries:
- a CDS encoding ABC transporter permease; amino-acid sequence: MLTPAGERNKLRSIMAPEEESVAIPGGALSTASTEVAAPRKRGASGAAVRTLALRAISIAAMIAIWWILTLFFPPSLIPLPSSTFNEVVSIMTSGQFFAEMGATLRRVGVGFGIAMLIAIPLGILMGTIKWFESFFESPVILGLTMPGLVWAVMAIMFFGLSETSAYAAVAVTIMPMLAISLWQGTKSIDKDLLDMSTAFHAGIWSKIVDVILPQLVSHILAAIRYGLGLAWKVVVVVEMFGFSNGVGYQVVRGFNVFSMKQVLAWAITFLIVMIVIEFGFIGWLEGRVTRWRPKLEAWRR
- a CDS encoding peptide ABC transporter substrate-binding protein; translated protein: MSTNRIDISPGPAIWLWAAERGLRFEIPIRRFILLEVVMIWRKKQWLLIALSALASLLGSSNPVDAQTRVTVGVTETIETHNPYGDSVRLMYSVWSEVTGPFCAYNYAKADFEGRLAERWKIENPTTWIFYINKNYRFNDGSPVTADDVVHSLLNRVMADPQSKQKVAVAPSIAKVEAIDRFTVKITTDKPTAPLLSFLCDRLIVTSKAAFDKYGRDVADREHMMGGGPYRLKELIPGQRLVLQKRPDHPEAKKNPRAPDEVVYRIMREPEQRVTALLNDEIQIAQFVPPHMRHRVEKNNNLRISAIDSIEIMFLAMQPKPPFDKKEVRQAVCHAINRDQIIATLLEGFASRLDGPLGPGQYGYDPNLKPKLNYDPERARKLLAQAGHAGGVDVELQTPVGRYTLDKQVSEAVIPMLNAVGFRAKLATPEWATLWANVQRGAAPFYYIGRGSIQDPSGPLHQYFRTGETPRIGYSNPKVDELLDQEQQEFDPKKRRQYLSQAMSIITEEAPACFLWRHKLLWGLNNRVDYKPLPDSGVYAIEMAVKK
- a CDS encoding FAD-dependent oxidoreductase codes for the protein MKVENIQVVVVGGGSAAFEAAVAAKQAGARKVVMLEKAPEPEFGGNARFSHTGFRFVYSDASEIRGFLRDTPAAEFDRLHLPGYSPADFTADLMRVTRGRINKKLAEVLVKESNAAIHWMDELGIEWEPAGHVEIDGKLYFEPGIVIHPTGGIGGGISQLNQWRDIATRLGVEIRYESRVRELLGNDRRIEGVRVSDANEEYEIRAGSVILCAGGFQANPEMRARYLGANADLMKVRGSRHDTGEVLQMALALGCKASGHWQGAHATPIDATFPDVELSNKANRYGYTFGITVNSQGQRFFDEGEAHISYTYAKTGWAVLSEPGGVAYQIFDRKGAALQDTSYYQFANPIEAATIVELAAKIGIEPAVLAHTVTEFNNAVRDDVPFDATKTDGRSTVGITPRKSNWAERISEPPFQAFPVTGGITFTFGGVEINADAQVVNAGGQPIRGLFASGDIVGLFFHNYPSCTGQTRNAVFSRLAGRHAAAQGL
- a CDS encoding ABC transporter substrate-binding protein, whose translation is MRKNNSRGRQALVASFLFMLVGPAASWAQARSNFASSITSESMASVWVARHLGLFKKYGVETQYILMPRSPLAVAALLAGEIDVAVIGPGHLVNASSGGADVIGVANFVQKLDYRLNVRQDIKRKEDLRGKKLAISGPGATSHLVALLALQTMGVDPNQAKIAFITISGTEINRRLALESGSIDGTTLNGSVGDIYGNKGFPILYNFKGSGVTMPQTMMVTTRRIAAAKPQVIEGYIKGLVEAIAFMLDPANKETVMRILATNLRLSNNSEAEEAYSAVVNSYERVPIPTVDGMKRLHGLLVSINSKLADVKIENAIDDSFVHKLETSGFIHSVTKKR
- a CDS encoding ABC transporter substrate-binding protein, with translation MRDGLSLTAKGRSRTRCKRCARSAVALLMFFVSPLLSFAADKLRIGYGAPSVTMAPLWIAQEGGLFARNGLEVEALYLESALVQRALIAGEISFGEMTGALLSAPRLQGADVTMVLGFVDRLLFRLVARAEIKSPADLKGKKIGTSRFGAALDRALRLALPRLGVNPDKDVTFLQIGSEATLLTALLGKTVDATLLQPPRFRKAVDAGMNVLANLEEMNIPFQHTGLVTTQRYVNKNADITRRVVKSFVDSIHLMRTQPETAKKAINRHMRLNDERELEEAYQLLKRVALVKPYPSLAGIRTILDDLVDQLPAAKTADPKDFVDTRWLEELDKSGYIDRLYR